Proteins from a single region of Candidatus Methylomirabilota bacterium:
- a CDS encoding FAD-binding oxidoreductase yields MASADVVIIGGGVNGASAAFSLASLGVRRVTVVERRHLAAGATGKSGSLVRMHYTNEAESRLAWESLKVFRDFANVVGGDCGFDATGFVQIVGPAHADALAANVAMQQRIGIDTRLVSKDELCAISPDLRVDDIGAAAYEPGSGFADPNATTFAFAEAARRLGATIETGSEALRIIIESGRGATEGGRVAGVETSRGRIAAPVVVAVPGAWAGRLLEPLGLDFGLTPYRIQVSIFRWPDGFTRRHPVVIDAMHRAWMRPEGRGCTLIGVELGSGHADPEKYDEGVDESYVALCRERLAGRFPAFERSTMRGGWAGMIMMSPDGRPIIDQIPSVPGLWVMLGDSGTSFKTAPAIGRCLAEWIVKGKPETADLSRFRSTRFAEGAPWVDPTGYGIERLTISR; encoded by the coding sequence ATGGCGAGTGCGGACGTAGTCATCATCGGCGGAGGCGTCAACGGCGCCAGTGCGGCCTTCAGTCTGGCGAGTCTCGGCGTCAGGCGCGTCACGGTCGTCGAGCGGCGGCACCTGGCCGCCGGCGCCACCGGGAAGTCGGGCTCGCTCGTCCGGATGCACTACACCAACGAGGCCGAGTCCCGCCTCGCCTGGGAGAGCCTCAAGGTCTTCCGCGATTTCGCCAACGTCGTGGGCGGCGACTGCGGCTTCGACGCCACGGGCTTCGTCCAGATCGTCGGCCCCGCCCACGCGGACGCCCTGGCTGCCAACGTCGCAATGCAGCAGCGGATCGGCATCGACACGCGCCTCGTCTCCAAGGACGAGCTGTGCGCGATCTCTCCCGACCTCCGCGTGGACGACATCGGCGCCGCCGCCTACGAGCCCGGCTCGGGCTTCGCCGATCCCAACGCCACCACGTTTGCTTTCGCCGAGGCCGCGCGGCGCCTCGGCGCCACCATCGAGACGGGCTCTGAGGCGCTCCGCATCATTATCGAAAGCGGCCGCGGCGCCACCGAAGGCGGCCGCGTCGCCGGCGTGGAGACCAGCCGGGGCAGGATCGCCGCGCCTGTCGTCGTCGCGGTGCCGGGGGCCTGGGCCGGGCGCCTCCTCGAGCCTCTCGGGCTCGACTTCGGCCTCACGCCCTACCGCATCCAGGTCTCGATCTTCCGCTGGCCCGACGGCTTCACGCGCCGCCACCCGGTGGTGATCGACGCCATGCACAGGGCCTGGATGCGACCCGAGGGACGCGGGTGCACGCTCATCGGGGTCGAGCTGGGCTCGGGGCACGCGGACCCGGAGAAGTACGACGAGGGCGTGGACGAGAGCTACGTGGCGCTCTGCCGCGAGCGGCTCGCCGGGCGCTTCCCGGCCTTCGAGCGCTCGACCATGCGCGGCGGCTGGGCGGGCATGATCATGATGAGCCCCGACGGCCGCCCGATCATCGACCAGATCCCCTCGGTGCCGGGCCTGTGGGTCATGCTCGGCGACTCCGGCACCTCCTTTAAGACGGCGCCGGCCATCGGCCGCTGTCTCGCCGAGTGGATCGTCAAGGGCAAGCCCGAGACCGCGGACCTCTCACGCTTCCGCTCCACGCGCTTCGCCGAGGGAGCCCCCTGGGTCGACCCGACCGGCTACGGCATCGAGCGGCTGACCATCTCGCGCTAG
- a CDS encoding ABC transporter substrate-binding protein, protein MPVTRRELLKGAAALGVAGALPQAFPGAAQAQTTQKKELVTAQAGDISKFDPHYSTSSNDIRVSFNLFDNLTSRHPDGKLHPGLATEWKLDGQTTWRFKLRQGVKFHNGDPFTSADAKFSLDRTYDPSVKTMVATVFTTIDRIEAPDPYTLVIHTKKPDPLLPARLAFYGGQIVPKKYVESVGNDTFNAKPVGTGPISFSSWVKDDKAVFDAYAGYWGGKIDVDRWIMRAIPETSPRIAALLKGEVDIITQLPPDQEDRVKANAATRVEGALYAGLYCLGVNSKRPPLDNPLVKQALSLAIDRDLIVKELWKGRGIVPSQPIAKGDNHFDPKLPPLAYNPKEARERLKKAGYKGEEIFLETTVAYVAQDKPMSEAIAAMWKDVGVNVKVEVVEFSVRAQKSREKAFKGVWWGDPTSTLGDPDGMMWRLLGPGGIYDYWRDAKFDELGNAARFSVDEKFRADAYREMTKVFLENFPWLPVIQPYEDYGLQKYVEWTPNPNQQFELRRFNFKFRRA, encoded by the coding sequence ATGCCGGTCACTCGACGCGAGTTGCTCAAGGGCGCGGCAGCCCTCGGAGTCGCCGGGGCGCTGCCCCAGGCGTTCCCGGGCGCGGCGCAGGCCCAGACCACCCAGAAGAAGGAGCTCGTCACCGCCCAGGCCGGCGATATCTCCAAGTTCGACCCGCACTACAGCACCTCGTCCAACGACATCCGCGTCTCGTTCAACCTCTTCGACAACCTGACGAGCCGGCACCCCGACGGCAAGCTCCACCCGGGGCTCGCGACGGAGTGGAAGCTCGACGGCCAGACGACCTGGAGGTTCAAGCTCCGCCAGGGCGTCAAGTTCCACAACGGCGACCCCTTCACCTCGGCGGACGCCAAGTTCAGCCTCGATCGCACGTACGATCCGAGCGTCAAGACGATGGTCGCGACAGTGTTCACGACGATCGACCGGATCGAGGCTCCCGACCCCTACACGCTCGTCATCCACACCAAGAAGCCCGACCCGTTGCTGCCCGCGCGCCTGGCCTTCTACGGCGGCCAGATCGTGCCGAAGAAATACGTCGAGTCCGTCGGCAACGACACCTTCAACGCCAAACCGGTCGGCACGGGACCCATCAGCTTCAGCTCGTGGGTCAAGGACGACAAGGCAGTCTTCGACGCCTACGCGGGCTACTGGGGAGGGAAGATCGACGTCGACCGCTGGATCATGCGCGCCATCCCCGAGACGTCGCCGCGCATCGCGGCGCTCCTCAAGGGCGAGGTGGACATCATCACCCAGCTGCCGCCGGATCAAGAGGACCGCGTCAAGGCCAATGCCGCCACGCGGGTGGAGGGCGCGCTCTACGCGGGTCTGTACTGCTTGGGGGTGAACAGCAAGCGGCCCCCGCTCGACAACCCGCTCGTCAAGCAGGCGCTGTCGCTGGCCATCGACAGGGATCTGATCGTCAAGGAGCTCTGGAAGGGGCGGGGCATCGTTCCGAGCCAGCCCATCGCCAAGGGCGACAACCACTTTGATCCGAAGCTGCCGCCGCTCGCCTACAACCCCAAGGAAGCCCGCGAACGGCTGAAGAAGGCCGGCTACAAGGGCGAGGAGATCTTCCTCGAGACCACGGTTGCCTACGTCGCCCAGGACAAGCCCATGTCCGAGGCCATCGCGGCGATGTGGAAGGACGTCGGCGTCAACGTCAAGGTCGAGGTGGTCGAGTTCTCGGTGCGCGCCCAGAAGAGCCGGGAGAAGGCCTTCAAGGGTGTGTGGTGGGGTGACCCGACGTCCACGCTCGGCGACCCCGACGGGATGATGTGGCGCCTGCTGGGTCCGGGCGGCATCTACGACTACTGGCGCGATGCCAAGTTCGACGAGCTCGGCAACGCCGCGCGCTTCTCAGTGGACGAGAAGTTCCGCGCAGACGCTTACCGCGAGATGACAAAGGTCTTCCTGGAGAACTTCCCGTGGCTGCCCGTGATCCAGCCGTACGAGGACTACGGCCTCCAGAAGTACGTCGAGTGGACCCCGAACCCGAACCAGCAGTTCGAGCTCCGGCGCTTCAACTTCAAGTTCCGCCGCGCGTAG